The window AATCATAAGGCAGTTCATTGTTATCCAGCATTTTGATGACATTATTCCAGAAAGCAGCAAGCTTGTGCCGGTTCAAGTTAACTTTAGAGCCCTTTTTTGAATTATCCCTTAGCTTGAAACAATCATGGTACCCCATGTGGTCATCAGACTCATCACAAGATGCTTTATACCATTCTATCTGAGCTCTGTAGGGATTAATTTTCGCTAAGCTAACAGCCAGCTTGGCAGCATTCAGGTTTGGTCTGAGACCCATTCGCCTTGCCGTCTTCAAGCAGTCTTTGACAGGTTTGGCAACTGTTTCCTATAggtaaaataaaaggagaaacGGTTAATTCAATTCACCTCAAAGCAAAGGTAATAAGATTCTGTTTGAACATATTCAGGAACCACTCTGAACATATTGATGTGGTATTCAGACAATGATTGGCCTTTTGAACTAAATGAAAACTAAAGCTACTTGTCCATGTCATATTTGATGTTGTTTTcagaaaaaaatttagggaccTTTGGGGAGTACCTGTAATGGAGCTGAAGTGAAAAATATGAATGGTTTCAGTTCCTAAAATATATGACACTTGGAGaaatttttgagattgataGAATGCACTACCTGGCTATATATCCCCAGGGACTGTAGTGAAATAGCAACCCCTGATTCATAGCTTGACTCAGGAATATCTGCTTGCATGAAGCTTCCCTGGTTCAAATACTGTAGGGAAACTTTCTCCACATAATCTCCATACTTGAGATGATCCTCAACACAACTATATGGAGAGCCAGTCATAAGCAACAAATGCATCATCTTGATAACAGACACAGCATTATCCACACAAATTGCTCCCTCTTCAGAACAAAACAAATAGCTTCCTAGTGGCCAAAATAAACTTTTTGCTACCTCTTCTCCTGCTTGTGCTATCACTTCCAAATGACACAAGACCAAGCGAAAGAGCTCCGCTTTATCTTCGTCGTGTAATTGGGCAAGCATGCCAAAGCGAGGACAATTCATGGACAAATGCCAATACTGCAGTAGGAATTGTAGCTGAGTAAAAGATGGTTGAGGAGCAAAGAGCATTCTTGGCATGATGTCATGTTTTGAGACTACATTACAAAAGTTACCACCCCATCTTTCTCTAAGGACAGCTTTGGAAAGTGACTCATTGCCAAGCATTGGAGAGCCAAAAGTGATGCATAGGACTTGTAAGGGAGACGAGACAGATTGGAAGTAAGAGAGGAGCCAAAGAGTACAAAGTGTGGCAACTGTTCCTCCTAGAGAGTGGCCAGTGATGACAATTGGCCTGCTTTTCTCCATTAGTGCCAACATCTGAAGAAATCATTTGCATGTTTGAACTTTGTTACATGAGGCTTAAATCATGCAATTAATAACCATAGAAAATTAGAACTTGGGAACAATTTACATATTCTGTAAAAGTTAGGAATATTACCACGTAATGGATTAGCGGAACTTTCCTTCCAACCAGTTTGGAGGGTGATTCTAACTGTTTTTAATAGATTTAGCATAAAGTAGGACTAGTATTATACTTTAATTGCTTCTAAATTTAATGACCAACCGTGTAGAGATTTGaaagattcaaaattttcctccaaatcGGTTTGGAAGAATTTCCtctaatttattatataacagCTCATAACACCATCAAcgtatattatttaaataaatcacGGTACTAAAATTACATTCTCATCAATCGCCACCTAATTGGTTTGATGAATTTTCCCGGGTTTTGTGATAATCGTTTTCCTCTTTGAGTAGGTAATTAATAATTACTTCCTATATTTTGTAATATTAATTGGAGTGGTGATATTCGGCAAGGGAAAATGAAGAGCCGCAAAAGATGAATGAGAGAAGTCAAGAATGAATGCGTGacggtaattttttttttttttttttttttaatgcatgacGGTATGAATAACACGTGGGAAGCAAAAGTTGACCAAAGCGTGTGATTCAAGTTCTTTTTTCTGAAGCGTGATTCAAGTTCTTGGACAAtagcatagtttttttttttttttt of the Quercus robur chromosome 10, dhQueRobu3.1, whole genome shotgun sequence genome contains:
- the LOC126701396 gene encoding lipase-like PAD4 produces the protein MGTETSSFETSEMLATFLASTPLLSESWRLCNISNTSTPRGFLAEQIGDVGYIAFSGIQTVGNSEPSCRNLVPLMESDGNALFIPLHRLNEGEEPVMVHAGLLQLFLSMHISASFQNQMLALMEKSRPIVITGHSLGGTVATLCTLWLLSYFQSVSSPLQVLCITFGSPMLGNESLSKAVLRERWGGNFCNVVSKHDIMPRMLFAPQPSFTQLQFLLQYWHLSMNCPRFGMLAQLHDEDKAELFRLVLCHLEVIAQAGEEVAKSLFWPLGSYLFCSEEGAICVDNAVSVIKMMHLLLMTGSPYSCVEDHLKYGDYVEKVSLQYLNQGSFMQADIPESSYESGVAISLQSLGIYSQETVAKPVKDCLKTARRMGLRPNLNAAKLAVSLAKINPYRAQIEWYKASCDESDDHMGYHDCFKLRDNSKKGSKVNLNRHKLAAFWNNVIKMLDNNELPYDFNRRAKWVNTSQFYKLLVEPLDIAEYYRTGMHHVKGHYLKHGRERRYEIFDRWWRERKVSVDENNKRSKLASLTQDSCFWARVEEAREWLDNIRSESDPRNLALLWENIDAFEKYARKLVDNKEVSRDVLLKNSSYNLWVEEWSKLKSQLKKCSLQFPDYVNGKVVP